ACTTCAATTTCATCATTGTAAATGACGGTTCTACTGATGGCAGCGATTCTATAATCCGTTCATTTACAGACGACAGGATAAAATATTATGTCTGTGAGCACGAGGGGCGTTCTACGGCTTCTAACTTTGGGATTTCAAAAGCAGAAACAGAGTATGTAGCAAGAATTGATTCGGACGATTTATTTTTCAAGGATAAACTTGAAAAGCAGGTAAATTATCTGAAAAATAATAAAAGCATTGATATTTTATTCACATGGTCAATATTTTACAATAAGAACATGAGATTAAGATACTGGAAAAGTCCTGAGACAGATATAGAAATAAAGCAAAGACTTATGTACCTGAATCCGATAAATCATTCTTCTGTAGTTTTCAGAAAGAAAATTTCTGAGGAAGTAATGAGTTATAATGAAAACATGGATGTTAATGAAGACTATGAACTATGGCTTAGACTATCCCGAAAAGCTGTGTTTCACTGTATTCCGGAGTTTCTTGTATTTTCTGAATTAAGAACTGAAGATAGAAACAAACAATATTTTAACGGTGAGCTAAAAAAATTATTGGTACAGAATCTTATAAATAGCGGGGTAGAAGACACCAAAGAACTTAACGGATTGCTCGGGAAAATCGAGTACTATTACGGTGATATAAGAGAAGCCCGGAATCATTTTTCAAGATGTTATATTATGAAGAATTTTAAACATATACTTCTTGCTCACCTTCCAGGATCGATACAGAGAAAATACCGCGGGTACAAGTACTCAATGCTATTTTCAACAGATACATTGAGAGCAGGTAAGTTTAAAAGAATTCTTAAAGACCTTATAAATCAAAATGTCTGAAAGAAACAAAACAATAACAGGTTATATAATTATTACATTTGTATTTTTGGCGTTTCTTATGGTAAGCGGAATTTTGCAGACCGGTTTTCTTTCTGACGACTATGTGGCAAGTAATTCAGCAAACATATCAACACTAAAGGACAAGTTTACAAGTAATATCAAATTTCATAACAGCCTACTTTTCAGGCCGTTATGGTCGCTGACTTTATGTTTGGATATAGTCCTTACGAAGTTTTTTGAGCTGAATGCAGGAAATTTCATTATCCCTATTATTCATAACCTGATACTGTATTTATTATTTGCACTAATTCCATCTTTGATATTGCTATATCTTACCAGAGACAAGTATCTGTCATACCTGTATTTCGTTTTGATTCTTCTATTCCCTAATAATCTTCATTCATTATTATGGATGGTT
The Ignavibacteria bacterium DNA segment above includes these coding regions:
- a CDS encoding glycosyltransferase family 2 protein, encoding MGLFEDKITVLMPVYNSENTVGASIKSVLNQSYKNFNFIIVNDGSTDGSDSIIRSFTDDRIKYYVCEHEGRSTASNFGISKAETEYVARIDSDDLFFKDKLEKQVNYLKNNKSIDILFTWSIFYNKNMRLRYWKSPETDIEIKQRLMYLNPINHSSVVFRKKISEEVMSYNENMDVNEDYELWLRLSRKAVFHCIPEFLVFSELRTEDRNKQYFNGELKKLLVQNLINSGVEDTKELNGLLGKIEYYYGDIREARNHFSRCYIMKNFKHILLAHLPGSIQRKYRGYKYSMLFSTDTLRAGKFKRILKDLINQNV